The following proteins come from a genomic window of Methanophagales archaeon:
- a CDS encoding transposase encodes MNAIPNIDVRNEIQRIAVEFPAYGYRRITAELRNRGYSVNHKRVLRHEGRQSSLRS; translated from the coding sequence ATGAATGCCATACCCAACATAGACGTTAGAAACGAAATACAGAGGATCGCTGTGGAGTTCCCCGCATACGGATACAGACGGATAACCGCCGAACTCCGGAATCGTGGTTATTCAGTGAACCATAAACGTGTACTCAGGCATGAGGGAAGACAATCTTCTTTGCGTTCGTAA